One region of Zingiber officinale cultivar Zhangliang chromosome 7B, Zo_v1.1, whole genome shotgun sequence genomic DNA includes:
- the LOC122006573 gene encoding uncharacterized protein LOC122006573, whose protein sequence is MASGSVILLLSSSGSFVRGRSCSICPSNEMTRRPKMMISSLRYGKQLQRRRQLRAELPESVWKPGEDHRDEELKVGEEEEEEELMEMEEAAITAGRDDGREPDDYDRRARIFQQSARLVQARKGPPPPREQL, encoded by the coding sequence ATGGCGTCTGGCAGTGTCATTCTCCTTCTTTCTTCCTCCGGCAGCTTTGTAAGAGGCCGATCTTGTTCGATATGTCCTAGCAACGAAATGACACGGAGGCCGAAGATGATGATATCGTCGTTACGGTACGGGAAGCAGCTGCAACGACGGCGACAGCTGAGGGCGGAGCTGCCAGAGTCGGTTTGGAAGCCAGGAGAGGATCATAGAGATGAAGAACTAAAAgtgggggaggaggaggaggaggaggagctgaTGGAGATGGAAGAGGCGGCGATCACGGCGGGACGCGACGATGGAAGGGAGCCGGATGATTACGATCGGAGGGCGCGCATCTTTCAACAGAGTGCGAGGCTGGTTCAGGCACGCAAAGGTCCGCCGCCACCGCGGGAGCAATTGTAA
- the LOC122006572 gene encoding 60S ribosomal protein L10-like, giving the protein MGRRPARCYRQIKNKPYPKSRYCRGVPDPKIRIYDVGMKKKGVDEFPFCVHLVSWEKENVSSEALEAARIACNKYMTKFAGKDAFHLRVRVHPFHVLRINKMLSCAGADRLQTGMRGAFGKPQGTCARVSIGQVLLSVRCKDNNSQNAQEALRRAKFKFPGRQKIIISGKWGFTKFSRNDYVKWKSQNRIVPDGVNAKLLGCHGPLSKRQPGRAFLQSAFAEAS; this is encoded by the exons ATGGGCCGAC GACCTGCACGTTGTTATCGTCAGATCAAGAACAAACCCTATCCTAAATCTCGCTATTGCCGTGGTGTTCCTGATCCCAAGATTAGGATCTATGACGTTGGAATGAAGAAGAAAGGGGTTGATGAGTTTCCCTTTTGTGTTCATCTAGTGAGTTGGGAAAAGGAAAATGTTTCAAGTGAAGCTCTGGAGGCTGCCCGCATTGCATGTAACAAGTACATGACGAAGTTTGCGGGGAAGGATGCTTTCCACCTGCGAGTGAGAGTCCACCCATTCCATGTCCTGCGAATCAACAAAATGCTTTCTTGTGCTGGAGCTGATAGACTCCAGACTGGTATGAGGGGGGCCTTCGGGAAGCCACAAGGGACATGTGCTAGGGTAAGTATTGGTCAGGTGCTTCTCTCTGTTCGTTGCAAGGACAACAATAGCCAAAATGCCCAAGAAGCATTGCGCCGTGCCAAGTTCAAGTTCCCCGGCAGGCAGAAGATAATTATTAGTGGGAAATG GGGTTTCACTAAGTTTAGCCGCAATGACTATGTGAAGTGGAAGAGCCAGAACAGAATTGTACCAGATGGAGTCAATGCCAAG TTACTTGGTTGCCACGGGCCACTTTCCAAACGTCAACCTGGAAGAGCATTCTTACAATCCGCTTTTGCTGAAGCTTCTTAA
- the LOC122006574 gene encoding uncharacterized protein At5g39570-like isoform X2: MASATDDDDFPEYNPHPYRGGYDIALTYGDPLPPSSAICYPISTSPVSPPSPPPSPPRPSYLGGFPDPHPAGPFPSPDLFRSWPFTDWDNRQAYAVPEGGDGWNGWRRALDYLFGHAEGYGERRIGVDSYGIPIYANKKLHGAESVLVEVPPAPVERVEYHDTRPEDHHHWSSCYSGTAEKHGYGNPVLAYDRHYAEKALHVEIDPNDSVWHQKVNYHEGYQVQSHHRSQFNDSDYVGAFFGSPSIAYNRHHYEQPLHLQVEPIETDWYQKSSYSEAYQESAFPKSEWSSSHNDTQREAGDFFHSSGSTYKRYSWEQPDYVELRPYEPSWSYNQGHYDGNEEETPKWNWQYSSVGGQGENFTNSEDTYYYTQQEYYEQAEPIQVEPYKSSWSQYSSYYEAQNEQVSQIDELEGDSPYYPFHKLFDYS, from the exons ATGGCGTCCGCCACCGACGACGACGACTTCCCCGAGTACAACCCCCACCCGTATCGCGGCGGCTACGACATCGCCCTCACCTACGGCGACCCCCTCCCGCCTTCCTCCGCCATCTGCTACCCTATCTCCACCTCGCCTGTTTCCccgccctctcctcctccctctcctcctcgccCCTCGTACCTTGGAGGATTCCCCGATCCCCACCCCGCGGGACCCTTCCCCTCCCCCGACCTCTTCCGGAGCTGGCCCTTCACCGACTGGGACAACCGCCAGGCCTACGCCGTCCCCGAGGGCGGCGACGGCTGGAACGGGTGGAGGCGCGCGCTGGATTACCTCTTCGGTCACGCAGAAGGGTACGGGGAGAGGAGGATCGGAGTCGATAGCTATGGGATCCCTATCTACGCCAACAAGAAGCTCCATGGCGCAGAGTCCGTTCTGGTTGAGGTCCCACCGGCGCCTGTTGAGAGGGTGGAGTATCACGATACCCGCCCTGAGGATCACCACCAT TGGTCATCATGCTACAGTGGTACAGCAGAGAAGCATGGGTATGGAAATCCTGTTCTTGCCTATGATAGGCACTACGCCGAGAAGGCCCTTCATGTGGAGATTGATCCCAATGATTCCGTGTGGCATCAGAAAGTGAACTATCATGAGGGTTATCAAGTTCAATCACATCATCGCTCG CAATTTAACGACAGTGATTATGTTGGTGCATTCTTTGGAAGCCCTTCCATTGCTTACAATAGGCACCACTATGAGCAGCCACTGCATCTTCAAGTCGAGCCAATCGAAACAGATTGGTATCAGAAGTCGAGTTACTCTGAGGCTTATCAGGAGTCAGCATTCCCAAAGTCCGAGTGG AGTTCCTCGCACAATGATACTCAAAGGGAAGCAGGCGATTTCTTTCACAGTTCAGGCTCTACCTATAAGAGGTACTCCTGGGAACAACCTGATTATGTTGAGCTCCGCCCTTATGAGCCCTCGTGGTCTTATAATCAAGGTCACTACGATGGCAACGAGGAAGAAACTCCAAAATGGAATTGG CAGTATTCATCCGTTGGCGGTCAAGGTGAAAATTTTACCAATTCAGAAGATACTTACTACTACACTCAACAAGAGTATTACGAGCAAGCAGAACCTATTCAGGTTGAACCCTACAAGTCATCCTGGTCACAATATTCAAGTTACTATGAAGCACAGAATGAACAGGTTTCTCAAATAGATGAGCTA GAGGGTGATTCTCCGTACTATCCATTCCATAAGTTGTTCGACTACAGCTGA
- the LOC122006574 gene encoding uncharacterized protein At5g39570-like isoform X1 encodes MASATDDDDFPEYNPHPYRGGYDIALTYGDPLPPSSAICYPISTSPVSPPSPPPSPPRPSYLGGFPDPHPAGPFPSPDLFRSWPFTDWDNRQAYAVPEGGDGWNGWRRALDYLFGHAEGYGERRIGVDSYGIPIYANKKLHGAESVLVEVPPAPVERVEYHDTRPEDHHHWSSCYSGTAEKHGYGNPVLAYDRHYAEKALHVEIDPNDSVWHQKVNYHEGYQVQSHHRSQFNDSDYVGAFFGSPSIAYNRHHYEQPLHLQVEPIETDWYQKSSYSEAYQESAFPKSEWSSSHNDTQREAGDFFHSSGSTYKRYSWEQPDYVELRPYEPSWSYNQGHYDGNEEETPKWNWYSSVGGQGENFTNSEDTYYYTQQEYYEQAEPIQVEPYKSSWSQYSSYYEAQNEQVSQIDELEGDSPYYPFHKLFDYS; translated from the exons ATGGCGTCCGCCACCGACGACGACGACTTCCCCGAGTACAACCCCCACCCGTATCGCGGCGGCTACGACATCGCCCTCACCTACGGCGACCCCCTCCCGCCTTCCTCCGCCATCTGCTACCCTATCTCCACCTCGCCTGTTTCCccgccctctcctcctccctctcctcctcgccCCTCGTACCTTGGAGGATTCCCCGATCCCCACCCCGCGGGACCCTTCCCCTCCCCCGACCTCTTCCGGAGCTGGCCCTTCACCGACTGGGACAACCGCCAGGCCTACGCCGTCCCCGAGGGCGGCGACGGCTGGAACGGGTGGAGGCGCGCGCTGGATTACCTCTTCGGTCACGCAGAAGGGTACGGGGAGAGGAGGATCGGAGTCGATAGCTATGGGATCCCTATCTACGCCAACAAGAAGCTCCATGGCGCAGAGTCCGTTCTGGTTGAGGTCCCACCGGCGCCTGTTGAGAGGGTGGAGTATCACGATACCCGCCCTGAGGATCACCACCAT TGGTCATCATGCTACAGTGGTACAGCAGAGAAGCATGGGTATGGAAATCCTGTTCTTGCCTATGATAGGCACTACGCCGAGAAGGCCCTTCATGTGGAGATTGATCCCAATGATTCCGTGTGGCATCAGAAAGTGAACTATCATGAGGGTTATCAAGTTCAATCACATCATCGCTCG CAATTTAACGACAGTGATTATGTTGGTGCATTCTTTGGAAGCCCTTCCATTGCTTACAATAGGCACCACTATGAGCAGCCACTGCATCTTCAAGTCGAGCCAATCGAAACAGATTGGTATCAGAAGTCGAGTTACTCTGAGGCTTATCAGGAGTCAGCATTCCCAAAGTCCGAGTGG AGTTCCTCGCACAATGATACTCAAAGGGAAGCAGGCGATTTCTTTCACAGTTCAGGCTCTACCTATAAGAGGTACTCCTGGGAACAACCTGATTATGTTGAGCTCCGCCCTTATGAGCCCTCGTGGTCTTATAATCAAGGTCACTACGATGGCAACGAGGAAGAAACTCCAAAATGGAATTGG TATTCATCCGTTGGCGGTCAAGGTGAAAATTTTACCAATTCAGAAGATACTTACTACTACACTCAACAAGAGTATTACGAGCAAGCAGAACCTATTCAGGTTGAACCCTACAAGTCATCCTGGTCACAATATTCAAGTTACTATGAAGCACAGAATGAACAGGTTTCTCAAATAGATGAGCTA GAGGGTGATTCTCCGTACTATCCATTCCATAAGTTGTTCGACTACAGCTGA